The DNA region ATGTGTTCCTGCAGCACGTCCGCCCAGCGGTCGAGGGTGGCGGCCAGCCGCTCGCGGATGCGGCCCCGCAACGGTTCGATGCGCCGCCGCAGGTCGCGCAGGCGGTGGCTCGCGTCGTCGCGCACGGCCCCATCACGGTCGATGGCCGTCAGGACCCGCCGCACGAGTTCGCCGTGGTTCCCGAGACCGAGGGCCACCTCGCGCAGGGGCCCCCGGGAGTTGGCATTGATCGCCCGCTTGACGCTCATCGCGGCGTCGAGGGAATAGACGGCGTTCAGGAGTTCCTGCCCCGCCAGCACCCGGCCCTCGACCGCCCGCGCGTACAGCTCGCGGATGTCCTGAATCCCCCCGAGCGAGAGGCTGACGCCGAAGAGGGCGTCCTCCACCTCGTCCAGCTCGCGCGCGATGCGGCCTCCGTCACCTTGCGGCAGCAGGGCACGCGCCCGCTCCACCCCCAGGGGCGTGGCGCTGCGCTCGACGAGGGCGTCGCGGATGCGGGGGAAATCGAGGGCAGACAGGGCGCGGGCGTCGAACGGCACGGGAGGAGCATAACAACGCTCCCCGGGGAGGAACGTGCGCCGGGTGGCTTAGGCAGGCTTACGAGAACGCGGCCGACCCGGGAGGGGTCAGCACAGCACCTCGATGACGAAGCCGCCCGGCGAGCGGAAGTAGAAGGTCCAGGACCCGTGCTGTCGGCTGGGGGGCTCCACCTCGTAACCGCCCTCGCGCAGCCGCCGGTTGATCTCGTTCACGGCCTCCGGGTTCGCCTGCATGAAGCCGACGTGGAAGGTCTCGGGGTAATGAACGTCTTCGCCACGAAACAGGCTGATCAAGGTCCCATTGCCGTCGGACAGGAAGGCCATGTGGTCGTTGTTCTTTCTCTGCCCCCTGAGCCCGAAATACGTTTCGAGGAACGTGCGGGTCGCCCTAACGTCCGTGACGGTGAGGTTGAGGTGGTTCAGCTTCATCGCCTGCCCCCTTCGGGCCCGAGGCCTGAACTGCCGGGGAGTCCCGACTGTCCCCCAGCAGCGTAAGGGTGCTGCCCGGAGCAGGCCGTGCGCCGGATGGCTTAGGCCGGGAGTGGAGGGGGCATGCCGCGACCCACTCCGAGCAAAACGGGCTCCCCCTCAGCGCGGTTGTCGCGCCCGCCACACCAGGGACCGCTCCAGCCGACGACCGACGAGCCAGAAGCAGGCGGCGATCAGCCCGACCGCCACGAAGACCCAGACCGTCCCGATACCGCTTGCCGTCGCACCCGCCAGCGCGTACAGCAGGGCGGAGGGGAGGGCCCCCAGGGCGGCGGCGAGCGCCACCTGAGGCCACCCCAGGGGAGAGGCGCCCGCGAGCACCGCCACCGTCTCGGCGAGCAGGGGCACGGGGCGCGTGACGACGATGGCGAGGAGGCCCCAACGGCGCAGCAACGCCTCGCTCCGTTCCCTCCCCTCTGGCGGGACCACGCGGGCCAGCCACGGCCCACCCCGCCGCCCGATAGCGAAACCGAGCAACGCCGCCCCTACGCTCCCAAAAAGCGAGAGCAGCGTGCCCAGCCACACGCCGAACAGCGCCCCGTGCCCGATCATGACCAGGCTCGACGGCACGGGGAGCAGCACGTCCACGACGAGGAGGGCGACGCCGACGAGCCCCGCCGTGACGCCTCCCCCCCGCAGATAGGGCGAGGGGTCGGTCAGCAGCGGCACACCCAGCGCCTCCACCACCAGGAAGAGAGCCAGGAAGAAGGCGACGAGCCCGCCGAGGACGGCCCAGTAACGTCTCATGCCCGCTCTAGACCCCGGTGCGGTACAGGATGGCGAGGGGCACGAGTTCGTTGAGGATTTCCTGGATCATGCGGTGCTGCTTGAACTTCTCCAGCGAGATCGGGAAGGCGATGTCCACGATCTCGCGGATGCCCAGCGCGTACCCCAGTTGCTCCGCCGCCGAGAAGGCGCTGATGGAGTTCAGGCTCGATAAGAACAGTTGGTGCAGGTCGTCCCACCAGCCCTGGGCGCCCGTCGCCAGCCCTTGCAGGGCACCCAGGGCCTCCTGCCCCTTGCTCAGCAATTGGCCGCCCACGCTCAGAAGGCTGGGGCTCGGCGGTTC from Deinococcus aetherius includes:
- a CDS encoding VOC family protein, whose product is MKLNHLNLTVTDVRATRTFLETYFGLRGQRKNNDHMAFLSDGNGTLISLFRGEDVHYPETFHVGFMQANPEAVNEINRRLREGGYEVEPPSRQHGSWTFYFRSPGGFVIEVLC
- a CDS encoding VTT domain-containing protein; its protein translation is MRRYWAVLGGLVAFFLALFLVVEALGVPLLTDPSPYLRGGGVTAGLVGVALLVVDVLLPVPSSLVMIGHGALFGVWLGTLLSLFGSVGAALLGFAIGRRGGPWLARVVPPEGRERSEALLRRWGLLAIVVTRPVPLLAETVAVLAGASPLGWPQVALAAALGALPSALLYALAGATASGIGTVWVFVAVGLIAACFWLVGRRLERSLVWRARQPR